One segment of Arcanobacterium phocae DNA contains the following:
- a CDS encoding ROK family protein → MELSPYINSSQPPLAAGPRSARESNLHSALLAILQSPKPLSRAEVATSVGCTRSTASKLVDQLISGRVIEEMPASTASTPGRPAVPLRLVARRFVGIGIEINVRYIAIRMVDLNGETLTEIIEEKNLAGIDPQTVLKKLDQRLIQLTDSYCNAHTQLVGATIAVPGLVDTNRKLILRAPNLNWAEISLCNQMEFCQGMDNFQILNEANTAAVASTYSRPGKPSENKNFLYISGEFGVGGALMLDHKQISGLHGWAGEFGHVCVDPAGPKCPCGSTGCLEQYLGRGALSRLAGFSQTVTMQTIREASATDPTARAAIETAGRALGKALTTIINITDVDHVIVGGTLAELIDDLRHYALDEIKNRLLSARWSLPVIEKSKEGRLAAVTGGAYLAFHDLLNNPAKYLDI, encoded by the coding sequence TTGGAGTTGTCCCCATACATCAATTCTTCACAGCCACCGCTAGCAGCTGGTCCCCGCAGTGCTCGAGAATCCAATCTACACTCAGCATTACTCGCTATTTTGCAATCTCCAAAGCCACTATCCCGAGCTGAAGTCGCCACGTCCGTGGGCTGTACACGTTCGACTGCCTCAAAACTCGTGGATCAATTAATTTCTGGCCGTGTTATCGAAGAAATGCCGGCCTCGACAGCCTCAACTCCAGGTCGCCCTGCTGTGCCACTGCGTTTGGTAGCGCGCCGGTTCGTAGGGATCGGAATCGAAATCAACGTGAGGTACATAGCCATTCGCATGGTAGATCTCAATGGTGAAACGTTAACGGAAATCATCGAAGAAAAGAATCTAGCAGGTATCGATCCGCAAACGGTTCTAAAGAAACTAGACCAGCGACTTATTCAACTTACCGATAGCTACTGCAACGCACACACTCAACTGGTAGGAGCCACGATTGCAGTTCCTGGTTTGGTCGATACGAACCGTAAGCTGATTCTGCGCGCACCTAACCTTAATTGGGCGGAAATATCACTTTGTAACCAGATGGAATTCTGCCAAGGAATGGATAATTTCCAGATACTCAATGAAGCCAACACCGCCGCAGTAGCCAGTACCTATTCTCGCCCTGGAAAACCTTCTGAAAACAAGAACTTTCTCTACATCTCCGGCGAATTTGGCGTAGGTGGCGCTTTAATGCTCGACCACAAGCAGATATCTGGATTACATGGCTGGGCCGGAGAATTCGGTCACGTGTGTGTGGACCCCGCTGGGCCAAAATGCCCATGCGGATCAACTGGATGCCTCGAACAATACTTAGGACGGGGTGCACTTTCTCGACTCGCAGGTTTTTCTCAAACAGTCACGATGCAGACTATACGTGAAGCTAGTGCTACTGATCCTACAGCCCGTGCCGCAATCGAAACTGCCGGGCGTGCCCTTGGCAAAGCCCTGACAACCATCATAAACATCACTGATGTGGATCACGTCATCGTGGGAGGAACACTGGCGGAGTTAATCGATGATTTACGGCACTACGCATTGGATGAGATCAAGAATCGATTACTCTCAGCGCGTTGGTCATTACCCGTCATAGAAAAATCTAAAGAAGGACGCCTAGCAGCTGTCACAGGTGGAGCCTACCTAGCTTTCCATGACCTTTTAAATAACCCGGCAAAGTATTTAGATATCTAA
- the xylB gene encoding xylulokinase produces the protein MNFPYVAGVDSSTQSCKVIVWDPQTQSVIRQGSAPHPQGTEVDPEAWWQAFLQASKEAGGLSDVAALSVGAQQHGMITLDASGGVIRPALLWNDTRSASAAKQLIDELGKKRWIESTGSMPVASLTVTKLRWLADEEPEAVKKLAAVCLPHDYLSWRIMGSRDIADIYTDRSDASGTGYFDLHDGGYCRDLLAHALRVENERVQGLVLPKVIAPFEAAATVKRDIPEIGFRAGTLLGPGCGDNAGAALGIGLGPREAALSIGTSGVVSVVSDHPVVDLEGGVNGFMDASGNWLSLVSTLNGARILSSTAELLGVDFADFDALALSVTDSLGLAMTPYFEGERTPNLPEAKACLTSMTLDNWKPQYLARAAVESLCLLMANALATITRCGIGVDRIYLIGGGAKSKAVREIIGEYMDVKVAVPKPAEYVALGAARQASAIL, from the coding sequence ATGAATTTTCCATATGTTGCTGGAGTTGATTCCTCCACGCAGTCGTGCAAGGTAATAGTGTGGGATCCACAAACGCAATCCGTTATTCGGCAGGGTTCAGCGCCACATCCCCAAGGGACTGAAGTTGACCCGGAAGCCTGGTGGCAGGCGTTTTTGCAAGCGTCAAAAGAGGCCGGTGGCTTGTCAGATGTTGCCGCATTGTCAGTTGGTGCTCAGCAGCACGGTATGATCACTTTAGATGCTTCGGGTGGGGTAATTCGCCCTGCGTTGTTGTGGAACGATACTCGCAGTGCATCTGCAGCTAAACAGTTGATCGATGAGCTTGGCAAAAAGCGCTGGATCGAATCGACTGGGTCAATGCCGGTAGCGTCGTTAACTGTAACGAAATTGCGTTGGTTAGCTGATGAAGAGCCGGAAGCGGTGAAAAAACTGGCTGCAGTTTGCTTACCCCATGATTATCTGAGTTGGCGTATTATGGGCAGTCGCGATATTGCAGATATTTATACAGACCGCTCAGATGCTTCGGGCACTGGATATTTCGATCTTCATGATGGCGGTTATTGCCGTGACCTGTTAGCTCACGCGCTTAGGGTAGAAAATGAGCGCGTGCAAGGCTTAGTTTTGCCCAAAGTGATTGCGCCGTTCGAAGCTGCTGCGACGGTAAAGCGAGATATTCCTGAGATCGGTTTCCGCGCGGGGACTCTTCTTGGTCCAGGTTGTGGTGATAATGCTGGTGCAGCTTTAGGGATTGGTTTAGGGCCTCGAGAAGCAGCGTTGTCCATCGGGACTTCAGGAGTCGTTTCTGTCGTAAGTGATCATCCGGTAGTTGACCTGGAAGGTGGCGTAAACGGTTTTATGGATGCGAGTGGAAATTGGTTATCTCTTGTCTCTACATTAAATGGAGCTCGGATTTTATCATCAACTGCTGAACTACTGGGAGTAGATTTTGCTGATTTTGATGCACTCGCATTATCGGTGACTGATTCACTAGGGTTAGCAATGACTCCCTATTTTGAAGGCGAACGCACTCCAAATTTACCAGAGGCTAAAGCGTGTTTGACCTCCATGACTTTGGACAACTGGAAGCCGCAATACTTAGCTCGGGCGGCGGTTGAAAGTTTGTGCCTACTAATGGCTAACGCCTTAGCGACGATAACGCGTTGTGGGATCGGAGTTGACCGTATTTATCTCATCGGTGGCGGAGCTAAGTCGAAAGCGGTTCGAGAAATTATAGGCGAGTACATGGATGTGAAAGTGGCGGTTCCCAAGCCGGCTGAATACGTTGCCCTGGGTGCTGCGCGTCAAGCAAGTGCAATCTTGTAA
- the xylA gene encoding xylose isomerase — protein MRQPTKEDKFSFGLWTVGWTAVDPFGSATRPALDPWEYASKLAELGAWGITFHDNDVFDFEASQVERAKRVQNLKAAADESDLVIEMVTTNTFTHPVFKDGALTNNDRDIRRFGLRKILRNVDLAAQMGASTFVMWGGREGAEYDSSKDLYSALERYKEGIDTIAEYIKQQGYDLKIGLEPKPNEPRGDIFLPTIGHALALIAQLDNGEIVGLNPETGHEQMANLNYTHGLAQALHANKLFHIDLNGQSGIKYDQDKAFGHGDLASAFFTVDLLVNGFPNGGPRYEGARHFDYKPSRTEGMEGVWESARANMEMFLMLEEKAKAFRADPKVQELLKAASIDQLGEPTRAPGETIADLLAEPDRDLNELAGREYHFVELYQQAMRHLVG, from the coding sequence ATGCGACAGCCAACTAAAGAAGATAAGTTTTCATTTGGATTATGGACAGTGGGTTGGACAGCAGTCGATCCGTTTGGTTCAGCTACACGACCTGCCCTAGATCCTTGGGAGTATGCGAGTAAACTTGCTGAACTCGGGGCGTGGGGGATTACTTTCCATGACAACGACGTATTTGACTTTGAAGCTAGCCAAGTAGAGCGTGCCAAACGAGTCCAAAATCTTAAAGCAGCCGCAGATGAGTCTGATCTGGTCATTGAAATGGTCACCACGAACACTTTCACTCATCCCGTTTTTAAAGACGGGGCACTGACGAACAATGATCGTGATATTCGCCGGTTCGGACTGCGCAAGATCCTGCGCAACGTGGATTTAGCAGCTCAAATGGGTGCAAGTACTTTCGTTATGTGGGGAGGGCGTGAAGGCGCAGAATATGACTCATCTAAGGATTTATATTCAGCACTCGAACGGTACAAAGAGGGTATAGACACTATTGCTGAATACATAAAGCAACAAGGATATGACCTGAAAATCGGTTTGGAACCGAAGCCAAATGAGCCGCGAGGCGACATTTTCCTACCTACAATAGGTCACGCTTTAGCGCTGATTGCTCAGTTAGACAACGGCGAAATAGTGGGTCTGAACCCTGAAACCGGACATGAGCAGATGGCCAACCTGAATTACACGCATGGTTTAGCGCAAGCTTTACATGCCAACAAACTTTTCCATATTGACCTCAATGGGCAGTCGGGAATCAAATATGACCAAGATAAAGCCTTTGGGCACGGAGATTTAGCTTCGGCATTCTTCACAGTAGACCTCCTGGTAAACGGTTTCCCCAATGGTGGTCCGCGTTATGAGGGTGCACGACATTTCGATTATAAACCCTCGCGAACTGAAGGGATGGAAGGAGTATGGGAAAGCGCTCGTGCCAATATGGAAATGTTTTTGATGTTAGAAGAAAAAGCCAAAGCATTTCGTGCCGATCCTAAAGTTCAGGAATTACTCAAAGCTGCCTCGATCGACCAGCTTGGCGAGCCAACTAGAGCGCCAGGAGAGACCATAGCTGATCTATTGGCGGAACCAGATCGGGATCTCAATGAACTAGCTGGCCGTGAATACCATTTTGTTGAACTATATCAGCAGGCTATGCGGCACTTAGTTGGATAA